In Erwinia pyrifoliae DSM 12163, the genomic window TCCAGTGCGGCAATGACCCCATCCTGTAATAGCAAAACGTCATCCCCCGCAGCCAGCAGACGTAATATGGCGGGGAGATCGCATCGAAATGGTGATGTCATCAAGGTATGCAGCATGGTTTCCTCAGAAGGTCATCACCCGGTCATAGTCATTCAACGTTATGCGCAGCGCCTGCGGAGACAGCACTTCGGCCTCCAGTACGCGTGGCGCCTCGGCGGCAATACCCCGCTCGGCAAGCGATGCTGCGCAGATATAACAACGCTCAACGTCATACAGAGGTAAAACGCCAAAGGTGGCGATGTAGTTGCGCGCCAGGATGCGCTGAGGATCTTGCCCGAGGGTTAATTGCAGCACGCCATCACTGACAAAAAACAGGGCGATCTCATCACTCAGTGCCGATGTTGCCAGCACGGCATCCAGACCTTCACGCCCGGCGCTGGAGCCATGTGGCCCCTGAGTGA contains:
- the tusC gene encoding sulfurtransferase complex subunit TusC, which encodes MTSVAFVFTQGPHGSSAGREGLDAVLATSALSDEIALFFVSDGVLQLTLGQDPQRILARNYIATFGVLPLYDVERCYICAASLAERGIAAEAPRVLEAEVLSPQALRITLNDYDRVMTF